CATCTTCCTAGgtttatatctttaataataaGGATGACTGATacctgaaatatatatatacacagtacATTAGTAAATGATTAGTTAAATACATTAAAACCACGAAATCTTGACAGCTTTCTTAGGAAATCTTGAGATATATTAGCAGATTATCCATTCTGGGTAGATGGCTATTTATCCTGAAAATAAACTAAactaaactttatttattttacaacgattgataaacaagttcgaCAACTTATATTAGTATCTCTCATTGGCCCGAATGTTAGCGTGAGGGGGTCATTGATGTGGGAGGAAGCCAGAGTGCTCGGAGAAAAGCCACGTGTCCAAGTGGGCaaccgccataccctatcacatacaaccaaTGTCGATCAtggggatcgaactcgggtcgcagcggtgagaagcgagtgcattgtccaccTCGCTACTAGGATACCCCTGAAAACAATAACATATGTAAAGATCATTAGGATTTTTATGCAGAAGCTTCTCGAACAGGCAAACACTGacacatatttttctattttacaaatgtatgtaggagcatattgaaaatgtttgaacTGCGATTTGAAAAGGATTTATTGACCTGATTATgagtaattttctttaaaacagaTATTTGAATCTCAAGATACAGGAAGGAGACGCCCACAACATCACGTGTCCTGCCTATCAGTGCGACAAACTCGCCCCTGTTGATCTGATTGAGGGCATCGTCTCGCGAGATATGGCTAGAAGATACCTCCAATTTGACATAAAGGtattacagatttttttttaaatctaaatggTACACATGGCTTTTTATCCCATTCTAGTCAAAGTTGATTTTGGAACTGAAAATTCTTTCAGTTCATCCAGTTTATACTTTGTTGAAATGTTTACCGGTAGTATTAATTTGCATGAGAAAAGGAAGAGGGGGTTCCTCAAAAGGAGACTCAAGCCAtgcatgtgcatgtacatgtactttcatgggatatttcaatttacatttattacaaaGATGATAGGTTCAGTGATGTTTGCTGGAAGTAAACTTTGATTATACAATGCAAGAAGATTTTACAGATGCACTTTATGGATTACCGGTAGAAACTTTTGGTATCACTTCTTCTAAGAATATTTTTCACCTAAAACACATTGtatttgcatgtacatgtactgggtttattttttataggTTAATAAAAGTCAAAACATAATAGTCTTCATTTTCTCCTATTAAATCCACCtagtttatcatttttcatattttttcatattgtttttgcAGGCGTTTGTGGACAGTAACCCGAACATCAAGTGGTGTCCATTTCCCGGGTGTGGGCGGGCAGTCAAACTTCCCGATCAAGACGACCGGAACAAGAAAATCCCTGTGGACACATCTCGAGCAGTGGACTGTGGAAATGGACACTATTACTGCTGGTAGCTGTTCAGTTTTTACATGAGCTAAGAataaattttggttgatcaattttatgttattttccattccattaatgaatattttatccACTAGCTGGTATGTCTCTCTAGTCTGAGTCATATGGATAGTTTTCATCGTAATAATTGtgatatgtattttaaaacaatacaggTAGTTTgttcagtatatacatgtatttgtatggACAGTGTAAATGTTGTTTATTGATATCTTTCCTCTGTTGAATAAGTAGATAAGAGATTTTAACACTTTATTTTACAGGGACTGTTTAGGGGAAGCTCATGAACCAAGCAGCTGTGATAACTGGACAAAATGGTTCCAGAGGATTGGAGAAATACGGCCAGAGGAAAGTATGAACTCTATtctttctatgtaaaatttgtcaCAATTAACCAATACAATATgtgtaaatacatgcatatccATTATTTACATGCAAATAGATCTACatgtagaattttttaatgacagCTCTAAAGTTTTAATATCTGTTGTATCTAGTTATCAATCAttctaaaaagtttttaaattcaaattcctCTGACTTTGCAAGACATGAACTTGATTGTTCTTTTGGAACATTTTTACTGTTTGCTATATATTATTTGGTtatgtgtgtttttattattttcccaGTCAGGGGGACAGAGGAGGACACAAATACTGCGGCCAACTGTCTGTGGCTTGTGACCAACTCAAAACCATGCCCCAACTGCAAGTCCCCCATCCAGAAAAATGAAGGCTGTAACCACATGAAATGCTCAAAGGtgaaaaaaaagggaaaaaaaacctGTTCTGTCTAAAGCATGGAATATTCTCTTTTTGTAACATTTAAATGtttccttttgttttattatctGTGTAGTGTTTGATGAAAAAATGGACTTACTTGGGGTTACTTAGGCGTTgggaaatgttaaaattatattacatataaaactatttatatattttcttaccTTAGTTGCTTTATCATTCTCgtgaaaaaagaaatgtaaatttataatgtataataatatGGGTATTAATTAACATATTTAATTACATGTGTCTCTGTGTTCATTGTTATACAAGTATGATGTTGATAAGCGAGTGAAGATTGATCCACAAAAATTAGTAAGATTGTTCCACAAAAATTCATAAGTTTGgtacaaaaaattaataagattGATCCCAAAAATGAATAAGATTGATCCacaaaaattaataagattGATCCACAAAAATTAAtctgaattacatgtaccattgtgatttattttcaatttcagtgTAAATATGACTTTTGTTGGGTATGCCTGGATCAGTGGAAAAGACACAACACAAGCACTGGGGGCTACTTTAAATGTAATCGGTATGAAGCTGTCAAAGTCGTCCAAGAAGCCACTCAGAAAGCTCAAAGCCAGGTCAGTTACTGAGAAGGAACATTCAATGCTTAGATAAAGATATTTCTAGCTTAAACAGTATGGTGAGTAAAACAGTCTAGTTTCTCTTTTAACTGCGTAGATTTTTTTCGCAACTGTTAATGATTCTGGTTCTTTACAGAATGATGATTTAAAAGCTGAGAATATCTTTCaagttgataatttttaaaaagaaaattttgtacTGTACAATAACTTGTGGGCAAATGATGAAAGTAACGATACTAgttaattaaatgtattaatttcatTAGACACTAAACAGATGCAAAAAGTATACCATCCTCATAGTGAGCATGGTATGGACacattaaaatatctttaatccTTAATGCTTTTGAATTATTCtgatcaattttgaatttttatcataggcTGAGGAACAGAACCATAAAATGCAGGAGTTGAACAAGTTTGTACATTACTACACACGTTTTAAAAACCACGAGAACAGCTATAAGGTAAGTGCCATACCTGCTCACactatttttaattgtttcatCAGTTCATCCTAAATTCACATGTAGACTCACATTTATCATTATTGGGTTACTTCTGTAAATGAAGTAACGGGAATTTTAAAGGTTCATATAATTGAagctttttttatattaaaacactATAATGTTGAATGActttattatatttgttagCTGGAAGAACCATTGTTAAATACAACCAAGAACAAAATGATGAAATTAGCAGAGGCTGCAACAGATCTAGGTGAGGCTTTCATTGTGgtttttttgcatattaaataataatattttagttCACACATGAGTTTGAtaagatgtaatttttttccctATTTATTTAGCCTCGGCCAACTCAGAGACTCAGTTTGTTGAGCATGCTGTCCAACAGCTTCTAAAGGCTCGCAAAGTCCTCAAATGTTCCTATGTGTACGGCTACTATCTAGATGGACCGGGCTACATGAAAATTGTGTTTGAGTTTATGCAGGTACAAAAAgagatttgttaaaaaattttagatatgattaATGTAATTGCCAGTTTATGTTTGAATTTCTATTAACAAGTTTAatggtttattttaaaaatcaattatcagCTAAGGTCAcattcttttattcattttgtttatataaaattaaacagtTTGACTTATTCCAGTTTCTTAgttatgtttttcatttcttaattatcTTCCCTTCTTTAGACTGAACTTGAGGAGACAACAGAAATCTTGTCTCAAATGGTGAACCGCTTGTACTTGCGAACGCCAAAGAAACGCATCATTGAGCAGGCTCAGTTGGTGCAGAGGAAGAGACACGAGTTTATACTGGCGATATCTAAAGGGCTGGTTCCCCCTGAAACTCCGCCAGGACTGCGTAAACATCGCAGGCGCAAGTACAGCATGGACACCGAAGATGTAGGTTTACACCAAAATAAATCGAATCATTAAAAATTgcacttaaaatatttttttttcctaaatgaaaaattaagtaattgaTACGTGTACTTTGAGCTCTTAAATCCCAATGTGAAAATATTAGTATATTCAATGTTAATTATTTATTCCAAAAACAACTTAGTTGAGTAAATATCAATATTAGTGTGAATTTAGCACTTTATGATGAACTCAGATAAAAAGTGTTGTAAATCAATTTTGTACTTTGTACAGGAGCAGTTAAGGAAGGCGATTCTAGCATCAATACAAGAGGTTGATCCAGCAAAGCCATGGATCAAGGATGCCTCTGGTCGCCACACCAATGTTATGGCTGTCCTAGACTGGCCTAACAGTGATGACTCAGATACTGAGGAGCTCTACACAGTCACAGAAGGTCAGTAGCCCTGAACAAAAACAAGTCTATTTTGTATCTAATACAGATAGTCTATTTATTACATTCTGAATTCTTTGGGTAATTTTATTTGCAGGGAGATGCAAGAAGATGTCCTGTAACAACCCACGTGCCAAGAACCCCCGAACGGGAGAGACTCACGACTACTGCAGTCGCCAGTGCATGTATGAAGACAAGCTTGAAAACCCTGAACATCCAGGTAGGtctctatacatgtaaatacaggAGTACTTTTTCCTATGTTCAGGGTCTAACTTTTTATAATGCCTCATCTCCACATTACATGTATCTGGAATCAATATATCATTCAATATAAATTAGACTATGTGTATCATGAAATCATCAAAGTTTGCTTAGggatcaaaatttttattactttgtgTGTATCCACCATCTATGAATTAACATAACATGATCATAATGATAGCAGATTGTTGATCTACAATACATCCCAAAACTTGTGTTCACAGATATTGAATTGATTCagtaatgtatatacatgtggtTAATATCAGTATCTGATTGATATTTGATCCTGTGGTTTTTGATTCCGACAGAGCCGGTGCAGGAGGTGATCATGGATGAACAGATGGACCTTCTCCGGGCCCTGGAAATGTCCAGACTACAGTATTTACATGACCAAGGAATCATCACCGGAGATAGGGGCTCCATTTCTATTCAGTGAGTTCTTTAAGACACTGATAGTTCTCTATCCCACAAGTCAAAAACTTTGACATGATCTCTTTAGATCTCAATCATGCTTTTactacaaaaatacatgtataaagtggaaaagtgagactgggATCAAAAGTGAGATTGTCCACGTTTTACGACCCAGGGGCCTACTGCcagatttttatttatagtcTACCGAAAATTGTGGTATAAgaggatatttttaatattaaaccaGATGACAATATATCTTTctgaaattcaattttaatattaaaccaGATGACAATATATCTTtctgaaattcaatttttcagaGTGCCTCCAGAGGAAGCCATTGCAGCACCACCAGTGGGTGCAGATGACATTGTCAGACATAGGTCCCCGAAGTCACAGAGAAAGTCCCCCAAACAGAAATCCCCAGGCTCCAAAGGACGAGGGAAAGGAAAAGGAAAGAAGACCATTCAGGCTGCGCTGGAGGAGCTGGATGTAGAACTACAGAGAGTCCTGGAGATCTCCTCGATCAGTCCATCAGGTTAGCTGGCAACACAGATTGTATCCACcatgtttgtttataaaatgtattagaTGCCTCTACACATCTATCTGTaggtgcatgtacatgtacaacagtaTTATTATATTACAAGTTTGATCATTTTCCAGTCTTAATCTGAGGACCTCCAAATGTCATTTGTGGTAGAATGcattgtaaaatgattttgaaattatttggaAATGATGGAAGAATGTTGCTGCTTTTCAATTAACAGAGTTCCAGGAAACCATTAAGAGTGATCAGAGATCACAGGAGAGAGGAGCTGTCAAACAGCGGAGTCGATTCGATGACACGGGCGCCCTCTGTGTCCAAAGCGTGCCCAACAGGAGTGTAGAGGACCTGGACCATGACGACTGTATCAACTGCAACTTTTCCGGTTTGTtatctaatgaaaaaaattgttttatgtgTATGTTTTGAAATGATTTGTTACTACAGTTCCTGCTCATATATTGATCAAATATTGTAATTTGCATGTTTTGAAGAAGTAATTTGTTTCTTCTCTGCTTATAAATCAGTCATATAGATGACaaataattcttaatttaaatttgCGACTTTTCTCAATGCAGTTGAAAGTGAAAGGAGAAGTTCAAATGAGGACCAAACCCCCACCACCCCCCGCTCATCTCTCTGGCCCCTTCCCGATGCCTCAGGTGACCACTTACCGGTGTTTAGTCCAAGTATACCCACATCACCTAGAAGAACCAACTCAAACTCTTGCTTTGGGATCATTAAAGATATCAGTGTCTCCAATCTCCACACAGGGGAATCCGATAAAATCAGAGACATGGAAGAGAAGAACTTGGCTCTTCTGGCTAGCACTAAAGTGCCTGAGGACACCGATCCCCTCGCCCATTTTTCAGGACCAACAGGGTACAACAGTCAAGCACATCCGCCAATCAGGGACCAAGCTTACAGCTCCAAGGGCAGTTTTGGACTATTGGCAGCCAACACTCCAGGAGATGAACACATTCTTCTGTTGCAGAGCCCGGAAACTCCAGAGCACGTGGTTCTTGGTTACCCTGGACAATCATATATGCTGAATACAGGTTCACTAGATTACACAGATGTTGATGTTCATACTGAGAATACTCCAGAAAGTGACTCAGAACACGATGCTTGTCACAAATTCCTGTCTTCTTTGAAACCTCCCTCCGATGGCTTTCTGGATTCATTGACTGTTTGTGATAATGAAACAAAACGAACCAAGATGATGCCACAGCAAGATCTCGCCTTGCCTTCTGAGAAGATAACAGATTCAGACTTTTCCATGATTCTGGAATCCAGTGCACAGTTAGAATCAGAAGTGGAAACCTGGGCTACAAGATGTCAAGGTCAAATCCAAAGTGAGGCTGTAGGATTGAGTGCTGAGAATGCTGCAGCAGTGGATTCCTCTACAGGGGAGGGTCATGTGGTAACTGAAGAAAGCGAAGCGAAAGAAAGCATTCATCCACCATTGGACCAGTTAAATTTTCCTGAAAGCAAGGATTCGGTACAGCTACTAGATGTAGATGATATGGATTTCGCAAATGGAGTACCACCAAGTGGAAATCTTGAAAATGAGATGTTGGAAAGTGGAGATGAATCTGTGTATGTTTGATATGAAGATTCTTTCACATCATGTGATATTGGAATTTGTCTTGATATTTTATCTTTGGTGTGCATTTTCTAGATAGccgaatgtaaaaaaaagagttttatttatacttatttattgataaagaaaaatctgTATTGTATACAGGGATAGACACCTCTACTGGTTgttcttatgtacatgtatcaaatttaTGAGATGAGACATCTACATTTTAGTGGCAGGagcttgtcaatatttatacatgtgtatattcgtatcatttgttttatgaaaagaTTGAGAAAGACATAATACCTTATTGTTTAAGATAAGGCTGAAGAATTTTGTTGAAAGTGAAAGACAGGTGAATATTTCGGAGGTTGTTTATGTTGTGAGAGATACGTTATTTGCCTTATTTACCCACCCCTGGTTGAAGACACTCTGTTCTTGTGTTCATTGAGACTGCTGTTATTAACAATCACTTACATAAAACTATTGTTAATGGCTCAAGTTTTCATATAAACTATAGATTTCTAGGATATAGATATTGTGTGCAATCTTCTGACAAGCTAACTCCTAtagaattattaattattatttagcctgaaattcatattaataattactaaataatacatataaacacacaaaaaatgtAACCAACTTAATTCCCTTTGCCTTTACTCCAAGAAAAAGTTGTGGATTATCTATGTAATTCATTTTAGAATTGCTggtgtttttataaataataactgTTTATCAAGTGATTGTTGATAATGCAAAAACAATACAAGTTTGAAATACAATCATTCTTTCAATTATTAGGAAAGTTGCTGACTCTGGTACAgtgctatacatgtatgtctgtaTTTTGTTGTGATAATGTAGGCAGAAGATAATCATATGTTGTGCTCCATATTGAATGAAATAGAGTATTTTATAGGTAAACAGACATTTGGGATAAGTGGTTTATGTCTTATTAGTTTAAAATAGAACTATTTACCAGACAACAGAAGATGAAActgtttttatgaaatatggaaaaaaaatgctCAAAACATTTAcacctctctttctctctctctctctctctctctctctctctctctctctctctctctcaaaatctATGCTTTTTCTATGGAccaaatttttttgacaaagaattttttaaactgttaaaaagaTTTGGTATATTCTATCATCAAAGAAAAGCAATCTTTCATGTTTGTTGCAGTCCTTGTAATTGATAACTTTATGAGATGCATATAGAAAGCAAATCAATATCCTAGTTATGCTTGTATTGTTGAAAATGAGATTTCAATTTTATACGTTTGCAGTAtcaatcaagattttttttaatggtcaTTTTTACATTGGTCAAAATGTATTGTGAACAATTAAATTTCTTCTTGCATGAAATTGTTTGCTGAAggatttgaatgatttttattttaaaaacaattaaaacggGGAACATAGTACTGTACACCTCATTCAAGTATTTTGggtttttgtgttattttttagaatagATTGAcccaaataaaattgtttaattctttacattttttatacgtGATGATATTGCAAAATTTTCCCCATTCGGaacattttctttctctttcgctatgttgtaaattttatgaattgatcTCAGTgtataaaatactttctttgttATAACTATCATGTAATATGTGAgcgaaaatatatattgtaaaccTGTGTTACATATtgttttacaatgaatttaatACAAACTCTACCAGAAAActgaataatatataaaacagaatAACAAATTGTTATtgtatagcaaaaaaaaaaaaagtgattgttttttatttcgcccttgttttttatttgttaaaatcagGGTTCTCTCTCTTCCACATGGATTTTGGTTTTGCGATAGGTCCTAGGGGTGTGTTCATACTGTGCCAATCCTATCATATcagatgatatatttttattgtaatgaTAGCAACAAGagagaaacaaattattttgttgtAGACCTTTTTTTAACCCTTTTCGTGTAGTGTATATCAGCCTATGTCATACTTGGTGTCAATTGAAC
The nucleotide sequence above comes from Magallana gigas chromosome 2, xbMagGiga1.1, whole genome shotgun sequence. Encoded proteins:
- the LOC105348108 gene encoding ankyrin repeat and IBR domain-containing protein 1, translated to MGSSSSKFRKHLSNGDEVAALHLYNNNSDLRKGLDPNCSYGDHHNHETPLHYAARHAMKSLLRIFLHDHSGNPNKTNGKKETSLICVCMEKPENAQFYPVQRKRLDCLMILLKWRGSETEGGDKEKVDLGSQDENDNTALHYAALSGLKYCVEKLVQSGAPLFTENKERQTPCDCAEQGGHAEIALYLESKMVFSSVGNEDEAEDVTSIVETEEYSGLRAQDLQEAKDQLLVETADMLSVPLFTAEALLRNYEWSREMLLEAWMTDPKHCCEKSGVHPPSSIFCDKPVVQHSLHTDQPRLETQQKCTGICDICMDSFVMSDSHVGMTCDHVFCKDCWKEYLNLKIQEGDAHNITCPAYQCDKLAPVDLIEGIVSRDMARRYLQFDIKAFVDSNPNIKWCPFPGCGRAVKLPDQDDRNKKIPVDTSRAVDCGNGHYYCWDCLGEAHEPSSCDNWTKWFQRIGEIRPEEIRGTEEDTNTAANCLWLVTNSKPCPNCKSPIQKNEGCNHMKCSKCKYDFCWVCLDQWKRHNTSTGGYFKCNRYEAVKVVQEATQKAQSQAEEQNHKMQELNKFVHYYTRFKNHENSYKLEEPLLNTTKNKMMKLAEAATDLASANSETQFVEHAVQQLLKARKVLKCSYVYGYYLDGPGYMKIVFEFMQTELEETTEILSQMVNRLYLRTPKKRIIEQAQLVQRKRHEFILAISKGLVPPETPPGLRKHRRRKYSMDTEDEQLRKAILASIQEVDPAKPWIKDASGRHTNVMAVLDWPNSDDSDTEELYTVTEGRCKKMSCNNPRAKNPRTGETHDYCSRQCMYEDKLENPEHPEPVQEVIMDEQMDLLRALEMSRLQYLHDQGIITGDRGSISIQVPPEEAIAAPPVGADDIVRHRSPKSQRKSPKQKSPGSKGRGKGKGKKTIQAALEELDVELQRVLEISSISPSEFQETIKSDQRSQERGAVKQRSRFDDTGALCVQSVPNRSVEDLDHDDCINCNFSVESERRSSNEDQTPTTPRSSLWPLPDASGDHLPVFSPSIPTSPRRTNSNSCFGIIKDISVSNLHTGESDKIRDMEEKNLALLASTKVPEDTDPLAHFSGPTGYNSQAHPPIRDQAYSSKGSFGLLAANTPGDEHILLLQSPETPEHVVLGYPGQSYMLNTGSLDYTDVDVHTENTPESDSEHDACHKFLSSLKPPSDGFLDSLTVCDNETKRTKMMPQQDLALPSEKITDSDFSMILESSAQLESEVETWATRCQGQIQSEAVGLSAENAAAVDSSTGEGHVVTEESEAKESIHPPLDQLNFPESKDSVQLLDVDDMDFANGVPPSGNLENEMLESGDESVYV